The genomic DNA CCGGGGCCGCACGACATGGTCTGGGCTGTCGAAGACTGGAGGATCCACGCATGACAGGTCCGTTGCCGGACGTGGCGCCGCGGGCAGCTTCGGGAACCACCGCGGCGACCGAACCGGCACGGGCTCCGAAGCCGCTGGTTCAGCCCTTCGTCCCGGCACCGCTCACGTCGGTGGCGCCGGCTCCTTTCCCGGCACTGCTGCAGGCCAACGCCGTGCAGTTCGGCCCCGGTGAACGTTTCGGCTTTCCCCGGGTGGAGTCGCGGATGGTGACCTGGTGCCGAGCCGGCCGCGGCGAGGCGCGGGTCAACGGTGTGCGCTGCTCGCTGGAGCCGGGCGTCCTGCTCGTCCTCCCGTGGGGCCACCGGATCCACTACACGGCGGCGGAGGTCGATCCGTTCCTGCTGGTCGGTGTGCACCTCGTGCCCCGGCACGAGGAGGGTTTCCCGCTGGAGCCGACGGTCCCGCACGACGCGAACCACCGGTACGCCGGCTGCCGGTGGCGGCGCGACGGCGAACCGGACCTGGGCACGCAGGTGGTGGCCACGACCGCCGACGCGGCACCCGGGCTGGCCCAGCTGAGTGCGTACGCGGTGGAGGTGTGGCGACGGGGTACGCCGTCGGAGGCGTCGATCCGGGCGCTCGGAACGATGATGGTCGACGAGCTCACCGGGCTTGCGTGCCAGCTCGCCGCCCGCACCGGCGACCAGGCGGGGTACGCGGGACCGGCCGGGTTCGGAGGCCGGCCCGCCACCTGCG from Actinopolymorpha sp. NPDC004070 includes the following:
- a CDS encoding helix-turn-helix domain-containing protein; this translates as MTGPLPDVAPRAASGTTAATEPARAPKPLVQPFVPAPLTSVAPAPFPALLQANAVQFGPGERFGFPRVESRMVTWCRAGRGEARVNGVRCSLEPGVLLVLPWGHRIHYTAAEVDPFLLVGVHLVPRHEEGFPLEPTVPHDANHRYAGCRWRRDGEPDLGTQVVATTADAAPGLAQLSAYAVEVWRRGTPSEASIRALGTMMVDELTGLACQLAARTGDQAGYAGPAGFGGRPATCVVPDEVRRVLAYVEHHLADRLTVAGLAEVAGCSGATLSRRFDTYLHRSPMGWVLDQRIERARGLLRTTPLTVAQVARRCGFADANYFSRIFRDRTGRPPTSWRRRERLL